From the Lolium rigidum isolate FL_2022 chromosome 2, APGP_CSIRO_Lrig_0.1, whole genome shotgun sequence genome, one window contains:
- the LOC124688831 gene encoding auxin-responsive protein IAA9-like, with the protein MELELGLAPPNSTGRLLADRKRGFGEAFEEDAAAPTTLPLFDDGSSSSSNSGGGSIIKNSKKPALVGWPPVSSARSRVSSSGRHVKVRKEGAAIGRKVDVSLHGSYGDLLATLARMFPADQAGCVGTSDEETIADGGRGGGADGLVVTYEDADGDWMLVGDVPWEDFARSVKRLKILL; encoded by the exons ATGGAGCTGGAGCTCGGGCTGGCGCCGCCCAACAGCACCGGCCGTCTCCTCGCCGACAGGAAGAGAGGCTTCGGCGAGGCGTTCGAGGAGGACGCCGCCGCGCCCACGACGCTGCCGCTGTTCGACGacgggagcagcagcagcagcaacagcggcgGCGGGAGCATCATCAAGAACAGCAAGAAGCCCGCGCTGGTGGGGTGGCCGCCGGTGAGCTCGGCGCGCAGCAGGGTGTCCAGCAGCGGGAGGCACGTGAAGGTGCGGAAGGAGGGCGCGGCAATCGGGCGGAAGGTGGACGTCTCCCTCCACGGCTCCTACGGCGACCTGCTCGCCACGCTCGCCCGCATGTTCCCCGCCGACCAGGCAGGCTGCGTCGGTACGAGCGACGAGGAGACCATCGCGGATGGTGGCCGTGGAGGTGGAGCCGACGGTCTCGTGGTCACCTACGAGGACGCGGACGGGGACTGGATGCTCGTCGGCGACGTGCCGTGGGA GGATTTCGCGCGGTCGGTGAAGCGTCTCAAGATTTTGCTCTGA